A single Danio rerio strain Tuebingen ecotype United States chromosome 17, GRCz12tu, whole genome shotgun sequence DNA region contains:
- the si:ch211-125o16.4 gene encoding uncharacterized protein si:ch211-125o16.4 translates to MMNGETNIRVHSDGVKLDDAVKGGVGVGVKGITSPAITQGEGDKLLAATVHLDHLSKEDALQLIGIIKSYDKNLELKTSKDLKAGVSLGDLRLNSDAGLEAPGVKVNGLNGQINAPSLKGGISTPNIRGAGLDGMLGTQDVSLSTPRLHTPGVSVNVDNPELKTKTPKFQMPDFDQQAMKPKIGGDVNLTAPKVNADLKKPDLSLSGPKINGEFNTPGVDVTLPKTELTGPNMDIDTPKVNTSGKMKFPKFKKKTAKVKVPEASIDANLNKPNLELSAPKLNAGVNLPRADLEAPDVDIKTPDINIGAPKGKAKFKTLKKPTFGHKVKAPEAGLDVSASKPDLNLSAPNIDGDISIPNTRVNLPKADVDVKAPNVDIHTSSTKPKFPTLKMPKINLHKSKVKTPDLNADLNMSSPEVEMNLPKAKLDAPNLDVKAPNLNLSAPNLDIQTPGAHVQAPDIDIEAPSAKVKKPHVKMPKWSLSGPKMKGKADLDVPDLDVKAPDLNLTTPNLDVKAPDLNLSAPNLDIETPGAHVQAPDIDIEAPSAKIKKPHVKMPKLNLSGPKIKGNADLDAPDLDVKAPDLNLTAPNLNVQTPGAHVEVPDIDIEAPSAKLKKPTVNMPKINLSGPKIKGKPDLDVPNLDVKSPDLNLSAPNLDIQTPGAHVQAPDIDIEAPSAKIKKPHVKLPKFNLSGPKIKGNADLDAPDLDVKAPDLNLSAPNLDVQTPGAHVEVPDIDIEAPSAKVKKPHFNLPKMNISGPKIKGKPDLDAPNLDVNAPDLNLSAPNLDIKTPGVDVQAPDIDIEAPSAKIKKPHVKLPKFNLSGPKIKGNADLDAPDLDVKTPDLNLSAPNLDVQTPGAHVEVPDIDIEAPSAKVKKPHFNLPKINLSGPKIKGKPDLDAPNLDVNAPELNLSAPNLDIKTPGVDVQAPDIDIETPSAMVYKPHVNLPKINLSGPKVKGKPDLDAPTLDVNAPDLNLSAPGVDVQAPEIDIEAPSAKIKKPFINLPKVNLKGAKMKGPDIDLNTQADLQGPDIDLKAPNLNLSAPKVNLPDANIKSPNVDLETPGIDLNVPEVDIDAPSGKVKIPHYKMPKFGLSGPRVKTEKVEVPDVDLNIPKAELKGLNAGVKSPDLSLSTPKIKGDISAPSLNVGLPDADLKAPTANIGGSLESPNLNISKPNVDLNLPKAEFQGPDANLKVPDVDINAPSAKPKMPHFKLPKLNLSAQKMKGPELDANTDLNLSAPKLGELKTPAVDLNLPKADVNATLPKAEVSVPNVDIKSPDLESPSVKLKQLKIKKPKADLSVPKVQTSGIDINAEAPDLNLSAPKIGTPDADLSLPNAGVDVDVPTLDADVKVPKGKLKFPTMRKLNFSGPKVKSPDDDIAADVSRPDLNLSPPGVDVNLPNTGVDVDVPSINAEVEGSKSKKKWPFNWRRSVESKDGNIKIKAPEVDGNTEIKLPKNIPLFKTHSLPASNIDSILQERIGAADVTIDPAKTITDAVVSVSSVKTNLKASSPSAGVNGQRGSVDVLERLRLSNARTISQDFGISSEPGSPPKVNRGTFKVTNPDANKDHPVVDTTSNDKDAKLSLSLNNMLCLQTE, encoded by the exons ATGATG AATGGAGAAACAAATATCCGTGTGCACTCAGACGGTGTAAAATTGGACGATGCAGTGAAAGGAGGAGTTGGAGTCGGGGTCAAAGGAATCACAAGTCCTGCTATTACCCAGGGAGAAG GAGATAAGCTTCTTGCAGCAACAGTTCATCTGGACCACCTTAGTAAAGAGGATGCACTACAACTGATCGGTATCATTAAGTCATACGACAAGAACCTTGAACTTAAGACATCAAAAGATCTGAAAGCAGGAGTG TCCCTTGGTGACCTTCGATTGAACAGTGATGCAGGACTTGAAGCACCCGGTGTTAAGGTTAACGGgttaaatggacaaataaatgcCCCAAGTCTTAAGGGTGGCATCTCAACCCCAAATATCAGAGGAGCAGGTCTGGATGGCATGTTAGGAACACAGGATGTCAGCCTTTCTACACCTAGACTACACACTCCTGGTGTCTCTGTTAACGTGGATAACCCTGAACTGAAGACCAAAACACCCAAGTTCCAAATGCCCGACTTCGACCAACAGGCTATGAAACCAAAGATTGGTGGTGATGTGAATTTAACAGCCCCAAAGGTAAATGCTGACCTAAAAAAACCCGATCTGAGTCTATCAGGACCCAAGATTAATGGAGAATTTAACACCCCTGGAGTAGATGTGACCTTGCCAAAAACTGAGCTCACCGGTCCAAATATGGACATCGACACGCCAAAAGTTAATACCTCTGGCAAGATGAAATTTCccaaatttaagaaaaaaactgctAAAGTAAAAGTACCGGAGGCAAGTATTGATGCAAATCTAAACAAACCAAATCTAGAACTTTCTGCCCCAAAGTTAAATGCAGGTGTCAATCTGCCAAGGGCAGATCTTGAAGCACCAGATGTAGACATCAAAACCCCAGATATCAACATAGGAGCTCCCAAGGGCAAAGCTAAATTTAAAACCTTAAAGAAGCCCACATTTGGGCATAAGGTTAAAGCACCAGAGGCTGGCTTAGATGTCAGTGCCTCAAAACCTGATTTGAATCTGTCAGCACCAAACATAGATGGAGATATCAGCATCCCAAACACACGTGTCAATTTGCCCAAGGCTGATGTGGATGTAAAAGCACCTAATGTAGATATTCATACTTCGTCTACAAAGCCCAAGTTCCCAACTCTCAAAATGCCAAAGATAAACTTGCATAAATCAAAGGTGAAAACACCAGACTTAAATGCAGACTTGAACATGTCATCTCCAGAGGTAGAAATGAACCTGCCAAAAGCTAAACTGGATGCACCAAATCTAGATGTCAAAGCTCCAAATCTCAACTTGTCTGCACCAAATCTAGACATTCAAACTCCAGGAGCTCATGTGCAAGCACCAGATATTGACATTGAAGCTCCATCTGCAAAGGTAAAGAAGCCCCATGTTAAAATGCCCAAATGGAGTCTTTCTGGACCAAAAATGAAAGGAAAAGCTGATTTAGATGTACCGGATCTAGATGTCAAAGCCCCAGACCTAAATCTCACTACACCAAATCTCGATGTCAAAGCTCCAGACCTCAACCTCTCTGCACCCAATCTAGACATTGAAACTCCAGGAGCTCATGTGCAGGCGCCAGATATTGACATTGAAGCTCCATCTGCAAAGATAAAGAAGCCCCATGTTAAAATGCCTAAACTGAATCTTTCTGGGCCAAAAATAAAAGGAAACGCTGATTTGGATGCACCAGATCTAGATGTCAAAGCCCCAGACCTAAACCTCACTGCACCAAATCTAAATGTTCAAACTCCAGGAGCGCATGTGGAGGTACCAGATATTGACATTGAAGCTCCATCTGCGAAATTAAAGAAACCTACTGTTAATATGCCTAAAATAAATCTATCTGGGCCAAAAATTAAAGGAAAACCTGATTTGGATGTACCGAATCTAGATGTCAAATCTCCAGACCTCAACCTCTCTGCACCGAATCTAGACATTCAAACTCCAGGAGCGCATGTGCAGGCACCAGATATTGACATTGAAGCTCCATCTGCAAAGATAAAGAAGCCCCATGTTAAACTGCCTAAATTTAATCTTTCTGGGccaaaaataaaaggaaatgcTGATTTGGATGCACCAGATCTAGATGTAAAAGCACCAGACCTCAACCTCTCTGCACCAAATCTAGATGTTCAAACACCAGGAGCGCATGTGGAGGTGCCAGATATTGACATTGAAGCTCCATCTGCAAAAGTAAAAAAGCCCCATTTTAATCTGCCTAAAATGAATATATCTGGGCCAAAAATTAAAGGAAAACCTGATCTGGATGCACCGAATTTAGATGTCAATGCTCCTGACCTCAACCTCTCAGCACCAAATCTAGACATTAAAACCCCAGGTGTGGATGTGCAGGCACCAGATATTGACATTGAAGCTCCATCTGCAAAGATAAAGAAGCCCCATGTTAAACTGCCTAAATTTAATCTTTCTGGGCCAAAAATAAAAGGAAACGCTGATTTGGATGCACCAGATCTAGATGTAAAAACACCAGACCTCAACCTCTCTGCACCAAATCTAGATGTTCAAACACCAGGAGCGCATGTGGAGGTACCAGATATTGACATTGAAGCTCCATCTGCAAAAGTAAAGAAGCCCCATTTTAATCTGCCTAAAATTAATCTGTCTGGGCCAAAAATTAAAGGAAAACCTGATCTGGATGCACCGAATTTAGATGTCAATGCTCCTGAACTCAACCTCTCTGCACCAAATCTAGACATTAAAACCCCAGGTGTGGATGTGCAGGCACCAGATATTGACATTGAAACTCCATCTGCAATGGTATACAAGCCCCATGTTAATCTGCCTAAAATAAATCTATCTGGGCCAAAAGTGAAAGGAAAACCTGATTTGGATGCACCTACTCTAGATGTCAATGCTCCAGACCTCAACCTCTCTGCACCAGGTGTTGATGTGCAGGCACCGGAAATTGACATTGAAGCCCCATCTGCAAAGATAAAGAAACCCTTCATTAATCTACCTAAAGTAAATTTAAAAGGGGCAAAAATGAAAGGTCCAGATATAGACCTCAATACACAGGCAGACCTCCAAGGACCAGACATAGACCTGAAAGCTCCAAATCTCAATCTTTCAGCACCCAAAGTGAACCTGCCAGATGCCAATATCAAAAGTCCAAATGTAGACCTCGAAACCCCAGGCATTGACTTAAATGTTCCTGAAGTAGATATTGATGCCCCCTCTGGGAAAGTCAAGATACCGCACTATAAGATGCCGAAATTTGGTCTTTCTGGGCCTCGTGTTAAAACAGAAAAAGTAGAAGTACCTGATGTAGATTTGAACATCCCCAAAGCAGAACTGAAAGGACTTAATGCAGGTGTTAAATCACCTGATCTTAGTCTTTCCACACCTAAAATTAAAGGGGACATTTCTGCTCCTTCTTTAAACGTTGGTTTGCCAGACGCTGATTTAAAAGCTCCAACTGCAAACATTGGGGGAAGTCTAGAGTCACCAAATCTCAATATATCCAAACCAAATGTAGACCTAAATTTACCCAAAGCAGAGTTTCAAGGACCTGATGCTAACCTTAAAGTCCCAGATGTTGATATCAATGCCCCTTCTGCAAAACCTAAGATGCCACATTTCAAACTGCCAAAATTGAATCTGTCTGCGCAAAAGATGAAAGGGCCCGAGCTGGATGCTAATACAGATCTAAATCTTTCCGCTCCCAAACTTGGAGAATTAAAAACACCTGCTGTTGACCTAAATCTTCCAAAAGCTGATGTAAATGCAACTTTACCAAAAGCTGAGGTCAGTGTTCCCAATGTAGATATCAAGTCCCCTGACTTGGAGTCGCCGTCTGTAAAGCTAAAACAGCTTAAAATTAAGAAACCAAAAGCTGACCTTTCGGTTCCAAAAGTGCAGACTTCAGGTATTGACATAAATGCAGAAGCTCCTGATCTTAACCTCTCTGCTCCAAAAATTGGTACTCCTGATGCTGACTTGAGCCTGCCCAATGCTGGGGTTGATGTAGATGTTCCCACACTAGATGCTGACGTCAAGGTTCCCAAAGGAAAACTAAAATTCCCAACAATGAGGAAATTGAACTTTTCTGGCCCCAAAGTTAAATCTCCTGATGATGACATTGCTGCTGATGTAAGCAGGCCAGACCTGAACCTATCTCCTCCTGGTGTGGATGTGAATCTTCCCAATACTGGGGTTGATGTAGATGTCCCAAGCATTAATGCTGAAGTCGAGGGCTCCAAAAGCAAGAAGAAATGGCCTTTCAACTGGCGAAGATCTGTTGAATCAAAGGATGGGAATATAAAGATTAAAGCACCAGAAGTAGATGGCAACACAGAAATAAAACTCCCCAAAAATATCCCCTTGTTCAAGACTCACAGCTTACCTGCAAGCAACATTGACAGCATCTTGCAAGAACGCATTGGAGCAGCTGACGTCACTATTGACCCTGCTAAAACAATAACTGATGCAGTTGTCTCAGTCTCGTCAGTCAAGACAAATCTGAAAGCTTCATCTCCATCTGCTGGGGTCAATGGACAGAGAGGcagtgtagatgtcctggagagGTTGAGATTGTCTAATGCACGTACCATTAGCCAAGATTTCGGCATATCTTCAGAACCAGGCAGCCCTCCAAAAGTGAATAGAGGAACATTTAAAGTCACCAACCCTGATGCTAATAAGGATCATCCAGTAGTTGATACTACTAGCAATGACAAAGATGCCAAACTTAGCCTAAGCTTGAACAACATGCTTTGTCTGCAGACAGAGTAA